The Geitlerinema sp. PCC 9228 genome contains the following window.
AGTTGGAAAACGCCAAAATTGAAATGCTAGGCAATGCCCGCCGGGTCACCCTGACCAAAGACACCACCACCATTGTCGCCGAAGGCAACGACCAAGCGGTGAAAACCCGTTGCGAGCAAATTCGCCGGCAAATCGAAGAAAGCGATTCCAGCTACGACAAAGAAAAACTGCAAGAGCGTTTGGCCAAGCTCTCCGGTGGTGTAGCGGTGATTAAAGTAGGTGCTGCCACCGAAACCGAAATGAAAGACCGCAAGCTGCGCCTGGAAGACGCCATCAACGCCACCAAAGCAGCCGTAGAAGAAGGCATTGTTCCCGGCGG
Protein-coding sequences here:
- a CDS encoding TCP-1/cpn60 chaperonin family protein produces the protein NVAAVKAPGFGDRRKAMLQDIATLTGGQVITEDAGLKLENAKIEMLGNARRVTLTKDTTTIVAEGNDQAVKTRCEQIRRQIEESDSSYDKEKLQERLAKLSGGVAVIKVGAATETEMKDRKLRLEDAINATKAAVEEGIVPGG